A part of Amphiprion ocellaris isolate individual 3 ecotype Okinawa chromosome 16, ASM2253959v1, whole genome shotgun sequence genomic DNA contains:
- the LOC111566484 gene encoding disks large homolog 5 translates to MKCTLRFTNDASLSLVISLKIISLKSNFQQQVVCSDCLQECRKPPTNPSLRTSCQNWAIPGFRWVTNRERLQGGPQVFPVSSIVCARCSSIEKITEKSEHPKEDGAGQLSHIDASPLRFRHQRGEAKEGRNFLHHRGLNAGPGLHGDIKTPCITGHLKSSVVTEKTLPQEPFVSKVPLRLQIKVSSQKGSLGISIAGGKGSLPYKDHDEGIFISRVASGGPSEKAGIHVGDRLLEVNGLDMQGATHQEAVGALRNAGSCIKMKVLRERVLPREVRDLDVPQDPQDVTGRQLSSQDRAGLRGKQPTMESAEHSVSKKTEPVVCNGNGISDLGSDLNRTVSEPGVLTKKDSLQVGQHSVTIPRIILTHPSTSDEDVELLTQSSSRDQTDSPDKHVRSDCFDSAFYPL, encoded by the exons ATGAAA TGTACACTTAGATTCACTAATGATGCATCACTGTCACTGGTTATTTCCTTGAAGAttatttcactgaaaagtaATTTTCAGCAACAGGTGGTGTGTTCTGACTGTCTCCAGGAGTGTAGAAAGCCTCCTACTAACCCGTCCCTCAGGACCAGTTGCCAAAACTGGGCCATCCCAGGCTTCAGATGGGTGACAAACAGAGAGCGTCTGCAGGGTGGACCTCAAGTGTTTCCGGTCAGCAGCATTGTGTGTGCTCGCTGCTCCAGCATAGAGAAGATCACAGAGAAAAGTGAACATCCTAAGGAG GATGGTGCAGGCCAGCTGTCACATATTGATGCCTCACCACTTCGATTTCGCCATCAGAGAGGTGAAGCCAAAGAAGGCAGGAATTTTCTGCATCACAGAGGTCTTAATGCAGGGCCTGGTCTCCATGGAGACATAAAGACCCCATGCATCACAGGGCATCTGAAGTCTTCAGTGGTGACAGAGAAGACCCTTCCTCAGGAACCATTCGTCTCCAAAGTGCCATTAAGA TTACAGATCAAAGTGTCTAGCCAGAAAGGTAGTTTGGGAATCAGCATTGCTGGTGGAAAAGGCTCTCTGCCTTACAAAGACCACGATGAG ggaATATTTATTTCCCGAGTAGCTTCAGGTGGGCCATCAGAAAAGGCCGGAATCCATGTGGGAGACAGATTGCTGGAG GTGAACGGGCTTGACATGCAGGGGGCGACCCACCAAGAGGCTGTAGGCGCCCTCAGGAATGCTGGGAGCTGCATCAAGATGAAAGTACTCAGAGAGAGGGTGTTACCCCGAGAGGTGCGGGACCTGGATGTACCTCAAGATCCTCAGGACGTGACAGGAAGACAGCTGAGCAGCCAGGACCGAGCGGGTCTCAGGGGCAAACAGCCCACGATGGAGAGCGCAGAGCACAGTGTGTCCAAGAAGACTGAGCCGGTCGTCTGCAATGGCAACGGCATT tcTGATTTGGGGAGTGACCTGAACAGGACCGTGTCTGAACCGGGGGTGTTAACAAAAAAGGATTCACTTCAAGTGGGGCAACATTCAGTGACA ATCCCTCGGATCATCCTCACACATCCCTCTacctcagatgaagatgtggagCTCTTGACGCAGAGCTCCAGCAGAGATCAAACTGACAGTCCTGACAAGCATGTGCGCTCTGACTGCTTTGACAGTGCTTTCTACCCACTCTGA